One window of the Misgurnus anguillicaudatus chromosome 8, ASM2758022v2, whole genome shotgun sequence genome contains the following:
- the LOC141365616 gene encoding uncharacterized protein — MRDRGSYSVSGTSKEQHVLTPVAGPSTPSCRPRGSTAFLHPSNTFQNPLRRTKSVRKQIYVADVEDSGKISPYTTVHVTISEGQGVLVVGQTVQEYLNSADSYSICDAKGLAIADTSETKDLEFWKTSSRKVYAIRTTDLSKLKTGRLESASKKKRVESEENEVLEGLQGVELEIKNSVCRLAENMEEKFSELTITVNHINTNVLQLVQQIDVIGELKEKVAEVSKSLTIASSLRDALMCRMCTNIPSSVLVITACCGQVAGCGPCIQTYLNDNDSCLLCKANMFSGKLVFLRGLGEVLSKLSSEAT, encoded by the exons ATGCGTGATAGGGGATCGTATTCCGTGTCTGGAACAAGCAAAGAACAACACGTTTTGACACCAGTTGCAGGTCCTTCAACACCATCCTGTCGTCCAAGAGGAAGCACTGCCTTCCTACACCCATCAAACACTTTCCAAAACCCCCTCCGGAGGACTAAATCAGTAAGAAAACAAATATACGTTGCAGATGTCGAGGACAGCGGAAAAATATCCCCATACA CTACAGTGCATGTCACAATATCTGAAGGCCAGGGTGTGCTGGTGGTAGGACAAACAGTACAGGAGTATTTAAATTCTGCTGACAGCTACTCTATATGTGATGCTAAAGGTCTGGCAATTGCAGATACATCAGAGACCAAAG ATTTGGAATTTTGGAAAACATCAAGCCGAAAGGTATATGCCATTAGAACCACAGATTTGTCAAAGCTGAAGACAGGAAGACTCGAAAGTGCCTCCAAAAAGAAAAG GGTGGAGTCTGAAGAAAATGAAGTCCTGGAGGGCCTGCAAGGGGTGGaacttgaaataaaaaactctGTGTGCAGGCTAGCTGAAAACATGGAGGAAAAATTCAGTGAGCTAACCATTACGGTTAACCACATCAACACCAATGTCCTTCAGCTTGTGCAACAGATTGATGTCATAGGAGAGTTAAAAGAGAAAGTTGCTGAGGTGTCAAAGTCACTAACCATTGCTTCCTCTCTGAgagatgcattgatgtgtaggATGTGCACAAACATTCCGAGTTCTGTGCTTGTAATAACTGCATGCTGTGGGCAGGTGGCAGGGTGTGGCCCCTGTATCCAAACATATCTTAATGATAATGACAGCTGCCTTCTATGCAAAGCCAATATGTTTTCCGGCAAACTGGTTTTTTTAAGAGGTCTAGGAGAGGTCTTGTCAAAATTGTCAAGTGAAGCAACTTAA